A window of the Deinococcus ruber genome harbors these coding sequences:
- a CDS encoding YibE/F family protein yields MRRLTLLLVLLFFGWGHTQPSPPSIGTYHRATFGIMKAPASGDQEALVTLENGDVVDALVAEGSPTYHTGQSVIVWQSGDNYVVQDALRAPTLLWLIALLVGAAALLGRWKGLRAVIGAALSLAVLIWLIIPRLAQGGNALPVALTGTVGILCVTIYFVHGVGRKTSAALLGTAVTTVFGGFLSVWMAHIMGFTGTISEGGYVASTLFHLNPLHVYLLSIVIGTVGALNDVTVTQAAVVQALAYENASHGIHELYRRAMAVGFDHIGSLVNVLVLLYAASSLPLLLLLNRDPTPLWVKISGEGFASEVTSILISTLCLLLAVPLTTLIAAQFFRGGRHAPSSHSHVH; encoded by the coding sequence ATGCGTCGTCTCACTCTGCTGCTGGTCCTGCTCTTTTTTGGTTGGGGACACACTCAGCCCAGTCCTCCGAGCATCGGCACCTACCACCGGGCGACCTTCGGCATCATGAAAGCGCCAGCATCCGGCGATCAGGAAGCCCTGGTGACACTGGAGAACGGCGATGTCGTCGATGCGCTGGTCGCAGAGGGAAGCCCCACCTATCACACCGGCCAGAGTGTCATCGTGTGGCAGTCGGGTGACAACTACGTGGTGCAGGACGCTCTCCGTGCGCCGACGTTGCTGTGGCTCATAGCGCTGCTGGTGGGCGCTGCGGCGCTCCTCGGCCGTTGGAAAGGTCTGCGCGCTGTGATCGGTGCTGCGCTCAGTCTGGCGGTGCTGATCTGGCTGATCATCCCACGTCTGGCACAGGGTGGGAATGCGCTGCCCGTCGCCCTGACGGGCACCGTAGGAATTTTATGCGTCACCATCTATTTTGTGCACGGTGTGGGACGCAAGACCAGCGCTGCGCTGTTGGGGACCGCTGTCACGACCGTGTTCGGGGGCTTTCTCTCGGTCTGGATGGCCCACATCATGGGCTTCACTGGCACCATCAGCGAGGGAGGGTACGTCGCCAGCACCCTGTTTCACCTGAATCCACTGCACGTGTACTTGCTGAGTATCGTGATCGGCACGGTGGGCGCCCTCAACGATGTGACGGTGACCCAAGCGGCGGTGGTCCAGGCGCTTGCGTATGAGAACGCGTCACACGGCATTCACGAGTTGTACCGCCGAGCCATGGCGGTAGGCTTTGACCACATCGGTAGCCTGGTCAACGTGCTGGTGCTGCTGTACGCCGCGTCAAGTTTGCCTCTGCTGCTGTTGCTCAACCGTGATCCCACCCCGCTGTGGGTGAAGATCAGCGGCGAGGGATTCGCATCGGAAGTGACAAGCATTTTGATCAGTACGTTGTGCCTGCTACTCGCGGTGCCACTCACGACGCTGATCGCCGCCCAGTTCTTCCGGGGCGGTCGACACGCGCCCAGTAGTCATTCGCACGTTCACTGA
- a CDS encoding RtcB family protein: MHHQHLTRISATELQVNHPYSFPTRLFATPEVTLERRAVDELLRLLDLQGTLEQLSTDGLSAHIERVALTPDFHKGAGIPVGTVIQGRGFILPQAIGNDVGCGMSLHTTSLSREALEPWLDALESRLRHSFFQGGRDLPLTGRQREALLRGGVAGLLSARRPLPQGLWRQIQLHELEQALTRTESGSLPVQRLPGLRDWMGEPDRLSWDGQSGSLGGGNHFLELQYVHRVLDAPTAHAWGLRSGQVTVMVHSGSLGIGHLAGQLAFELAKGAYPAGLVHPANGFFPLLTGERNAAALQAMQDVLNTAANFAVVNRLFLALMARSVLQGMLGDVEFPLLYDAAHNFIWQEGSHWLHRKGATPSRGDEQMQDTPFAYTGEPVLVPGSMGASSFVLAGQGHPQALHSASHGAGRKQGRGEAMHANEDEFEQFLQDFRVVTPLDWNRARADVRAQKRNELKQEAPFAYKGIGPVIRTLEQAGIARPVAELRPLLTVKG, translated from the coding sequence ATGCACCATCAACACCTGACCCGCATCAGCGCTACCGAATTGCAGGTCAATCATCCGTATTCCTTTCCTACTCGACTCTTCGCCACGCCAGAGGTGACCTTAGAACGTCGCGCTGTGGACGAACTGCTCCGCCTCCTGGATCTACAAGGCACCCTGGAGCAGCTCAGCACCGACGGCTTATCAGCTCACATTGAGCGGGTCGCTCTGACCCCCGATTTTCACAAGGGCGCGGGCATTCCGGTTGGCACCGTGATTCAGGGGCGGGGTTTCATTCTTCCGCAGGCTATCGGCAATGATGTCGGCTGTGGCATGAGCCTGCACACCACCAGCCTGAGTAGAGAGGCGCTGGAGCCCTGGCTGGACGCCCTGGAATCCAGACTCCGCCACTCCTTTTTCCAGGGTGGACGTGACTTGCCGCTCACCGGTCGCCAGCGCGAGGCCCTGCTGCGCGGCGGGGTGGCTGGTCTGCTCTCGGCGAGGCGTCCCTTGCCGCAGGGCCTCTGGCGGCAGATCCAGCTTCATGAGCTGGAACAGGCTCTCACACGCACGGAATCCGGTAGTCTGCCGGTGCAGCGCTTGCCTGGACTGCGCGACTGGATGGGCGAACCCGACCGGCTGAGCTGGGACGGACAGAGCGGCTCACTGGGCGGTGGCAATCATTTTCTGGAGCTACAATACGTCCACCGTGTGCTCGACGCCCCGACTGCGCATGCCTGGGGGCTCCGCTCTGGTCAAGTCACGGTGATGGTCCATAGCGGTTCACTGGGGATTGGGCATCTGGCGGGCCAGTTGGCGTTCGAGCTGGCAAAAGGCGCCTACCCGGCAGGGCTGGTCCACCCAGCCAATGGGTTCTTCCCGCTGCTGACCGGCGAACGCAACGCGGCAGCGCTTCAGGCGATGCAGGACGTCCTGAATACAGCAGCCAATTTTGCGGTCGTGAACCGGCTGTTTCTGGCGCTGATGGCGAGATCGGTCCTGCAAGGCATGTTGGGTGACGTTGAGTTTCCGCTGCTGTACGACGCGGCGCACAACTTTATCTGGCAGGAGGGCAGTCACTGGCTGCACCGCAAAGGCGCCACCCCCTCACGTGGCGATGAGCAGATGCAGGATACCCCGTTCGCTTACACCGGTGAACCAGTGCTCGTCCCGGGCTCGATGGGCGCGAGCAGTTTCGTGCTGGCAGGCCAGGGGCACCCTCAAGCCCTGCACAGCGCGAGCCACGGTGCAGGCCGAAAGCAGGGCAGGGGGGAGGCCATGCACGCAAATGAGGATGAGTTCGAGCAGTTCCTGCAGGACTTCCGGGTCGTGACACCGCTCGACTGGAACCGGGCACGTGCCGATGTGCGGGCGCAGAAGCGGAATGAACTGAAGCAGGAAGCACCCTTCGCTTACAAAGGGATCGGGCCGGTGATCCGGACGCTGGAACAGGCCGGCATCGCCCGTCCGGTGGCCGAACTGCGCCCGTTGCTCACGGTAAAGGGCTGA
- the recA gene encoding recombinase RecA, whose product MGKDDKNTKSISISGSAGDKNKALELAMNQIEKSFGKGAIMKLGADTRLDIHAISTGSLSLDLALGIGGIAKGRITEIYGPESGGKTTLALAIIAQCQKAGGTAAFIDAEHALDPSYARALGVDTDNLLVSQPDNGEQALEIMELLVRSGAVDIVVVDSVAALTPRAEIEGDMGDSLPGLQARLMSQALRKLAGVLSKTDTAAIFINQVREKIGVMYGNPETTTGGKALKFYATMRLDVRKIGQANKVGNESVSNTVKIKVIKNKVAPPFKEVELTLSYGTGFDQLSDLVTLASDFDIVKKAGSFYSYGDERIGQGKDKAIAYIKERPELEQELREKVTLHILSNQGAAAAATAGEPPLDAAVN is encoded by the coding sequence ATGGGCAAAGACGACAAGAACACCAAGAGCATCAGCATCTCCGGTAGCGCCGGCGACAAGAACAAAGCGCTGGAACTCGCCATGAACCAGATCGAGAAGTCGTTCGGCAAGGGTGCCATCATGAAGCTCGGTGCGGATACCCGCCTCGATATTCACGCCATCAGCACCGGGAGTCTGAGCCTCGACCTGGCGCTGGGGATCGGCGGGATCGCCAAGGGCCGCATCACTGAGATCTATGGCCCTGAGTCGGGCGGGAAAACGACCCTGGCGCTGGCCATCATCGCACAGTGCCAGAAAGCGGGCGGCACGGCGGCCTTCATCGACGCCGAACACGCCCTTGATCCCTCCTACGCCCGCGCCCTGGGCGTCGATACCGACAATCTGCTGGTCTCACAGCCGGACAACGGCGAACAGGCCCTCGAGATCATGGAGTTGTTGGTCCGCAGCGGCGCCGTGGACATCGTGGTGGTCGACAGCGTTGCCGCCCTGACGCCCCGTGCGGAAATCGAAGGGGACATGGGCGACAGCCTTCCTGGTTTGCAGGCGCGGCTGATGTCTCAAGCGCTGCGCAAGCTGGCTGGGGTACTCAGCAAGACGGACACGGCCGCGATCTTCATCAACCAAGTGCGCGAGAAGATCGGCGTGATGTACGGTAATCCCGAAACCACCACCGGCGGTAAGGCGCTGAAGTTCTATGCCACCATGCGTCTGGACGTCCGGAAGATCGGACAGGCCAATAAGGTCGGCAACGAGTCCGTGTCGAACACCGTGAAGATCAAGGTGATCAAGAACAAGGTGGCACCGCCCTTTAAAGAGGTCGAGCTGACCCTCAGCTACGGCACTGGGTTCGACCAGCTGTCCGACCTGGTAACGCTCGCCAGCGACTTTGACATCGTCAAGAAGGCGGGATCGTTTTACAGCTACGGGGACGAACGCATCGGGCAGGGCAAGGACAAAGCCATCGCCTACATCAAGGAGCGACCCGAGCTTGAGCAGGAACTGCGCGAGAAGGTGACGCTGCACATTCTCAGCAACCAGGGCGCGGCCGCCGCAGCCACGGCGGGTGAACCGCCGCTGGATGCTGCGGTCAACTGA